GCCCTTGACATCGCCAGAGCATAGCAGCGGCAAGGCCGCTTCGATTTGCGACAACGGCCAGTCCCACCAGCGCATTTCGAGCAACATCGCGAAGTCCTTCTCAGCAAACCTCCGGCGGATCACGCGCGCTCATATGGCGCGACATCTTTAGTAACGACCGCTCGGCTCCCGATCATGGCTCTATCGCCAACCCGAACGCCCGGCATAATCCCCTCTGCTGTTGATGCTTCGCCGAGCGCGCCGGAAAGGTCAGCTCCAAAGGCGTTGAAGTATCTCACCGCCATGCCTTCGATCCCGCCTGCCCGGTCATAGGCTGCAATAAGGCGCTCAGCGCCAGCTTGCTGACGACGTAAGGATTGACCGGGCTTGTGACGTCGTCCTCGTCCAGTTGACCCTTTGCAGCAGAGCCGTAGACGGCGGCCGTCGATAAAATGACAACACGCCGTACGCCGCGGTGCGCATGGAGGCCAGCACGGCTGCGACGCCGTCCAGGTTGACGTCCCAAAATTCTGGGGGCTTGACCATGGATCGACCGACCTCCATCAGACCGGCGAAATGGAGCACGGCCCCTATCGCGTAACGCCGGATGCAGTCCGCGAGCGCCCGGCTGTCCCGGACATCGTCAGTCACAAGAGGTCCAAACTGCACGGCCTGCGCGAGGTCGAAGACGACGGACTCCACGCCCGCCGCCGCCAGCGCCTTGCAGGCGTGGCGAGGCCAAGCCGCGACTATCGCTGCCGCACATAGACCAGAGTTGCGCCTTTCCAGACTTCGACCCGGCGCCTTCCGGGCATGCAAAGGAGCTCGGAAGCGCCGCGGCATCGAGCGGCGCTCGGCGAGGGCAGGCTCAGAAACTCGGAAACCGGATCGCCGCCCAAAGTGAAATATCGGAACTCATATATGTCGCTCATCCTGCCGGAAGCCGCGCTCACGCAGCCCGTTGCCTATGTCCAGAGTAGGACCTCGGCCAGCGAGGCGCCGGCTCGGGGATCGCTGGGAGTCAGAATGAAGCGACGGCGCGCCTACGACTTTAGCAGCTAGGAGGATGCCATATGAACGCACAAGAAACCCGGGCGAGCGCCCTGGCCGGCATGGCGCTTCAGCTCTCATTGTTGACAAGCTGGTGGAAAAGAAAGCGCTCACCTCGTAGGCTCGCCAAAGCATCTTGCGCGGGGCGGACGGGCGGCTAGAGGCAAGCGCCAATGGGGCGGTAAGCGGCGACTTCTTGGCTTCGCTTCGTAGCGAACTTGGGATCGAGACCGTAAAAAGATAAGGCCGAGCATTCGATGTTCCAGCGCCGCGCACGACGAGCGCGCTTTACGCGGCCGTCGTGCGCGGCGCAGATGCTAGATGTTCGAATCGGTTCTGACCCAATCGGCCGTCTCTTAATCTCTGGCTGAGGCGGGCGGTGTCCGAGGCCAGGGCTAGGCGTCAAGTCGCGTCGGCTCTGGTCGGCCTGTCCCGACATAGCGCTCATATTCTTCCAGAAAGCGGGTCTTCAGCCGGTCCTGATCAGGAGCGTTGCGCTTCAGATGGACAAACCATCCATGCTCCTCTTCGTACATGTGGGTGAGGACCGCCCCTTCGATATGTTCCCATTTGTCCCGCCAGGCCTCGTCACCTGGGTCGATGCTCTCAAGTTCCGCCATCTGCATCTTGGCCGTTGTTTGTTCCGTATAGGCGATTCCGGCCTGCGTCTTATGGCCATGCTGGGCCATGGCGGGGTAGAGGACCAGCTCCTCCGCTACGCTGTGGCCATTGAGGACCACCGCAAGCTGTTGGAACGCCTCGAGGCGCTCAGCGGCGCCCACGGCCGATCGCCCCTTCTCAAAAGCGGCTCGAATGGCCTGGTGGTGGTCCAGGGCAGCGCTTAGCCAGTCGTCCGGCTCGGCAAGCGCTCTTGCCTTGGCGGTGGCCTCGGCGCGTTTCTCTTCGGACGGGACGGGGGTGATGGCTGCGAGCGCCTTATCAATAATAGACATGAGCTTCCTTTCTGTGGCGCCCAAGCAACGATTGGCGGATCGACGGCGTTCCCAGAGTGGTCGAGCGTGGCCCCTTGCCCGCGAACGTGAAGCGCGGCGGGCCGGGATGTCGCGCATCGGGAGAGCTTTCACTGACGCGCAGTTCCGACCTCGCCCTGTCCCGGCATCACCGTCATTCCGGTCGTGCGCTCGTGGCTGGCCGCCTTGTCGTCCGGCTTCGCCTCGACCGCGGTCGGCGGTTTGGCCTTCGAGACAATGACGGATGTCGACGCGAGAAGGAGGTCGCCGGCCGCCCCGCACCGGCTCGCATCTCCGCGCATCTGTCAGCGAGGGAGAGGTGTTCAGGTCGCAATAGGCCGCTCTTTTCTCGACCCTCGGCGCGTGTCTTGATCACCGGCCGTCCTGCTTGGCGTGAATGGCCGCTGCATCTCGATTTTTAGCGCGCTCTCAATAGTGGTGCGCCACCGCGAGGATCTGGCGAAGCCGAGGCGGACGTTAATCGCCTCAGTCTGTGGTCTGGGAGCGCGATGACAGCCATGTTCGGCGAACATCCGCTCGAAGCGTTCCGCGGCCTTCTTCCCCTCAGCTTTGACAAACTCGGCGATAGAGGAGAACCGGCAGCCGTTCGTTGTTCGGCAACCAGTTGTTCTCACGAAGAATGAACGGTTCGGTCTCCATCATTTCCTCTTCTGAGCGGAGGCGTCCGCCGCATGCCTTTCGGCTCGCGAATCTCGATCCACACCGGCGCGTGATCGCTCGTTTTCTCCCAGCCACGCGGACGGGTATCGACTTCGGCCGCCACAAGCCGCGCGGCGGCGGCGGGGTTCAGCAATAGGTGATCGATCCTCAAGCCCGCGTTCCGCTCGAACGCACCGCGCCAGTATTTCCAGAAGGTGTAGATGACGTCGTCGGGGTGCAGGCGGCGGACGGCGTCCGTCCACCCTTGGTCAAGCAACCGGTGGTAGGCGGCCTTCACCTCAGGGGCGAAGAGGGCGTCGTCGCGCCAGCGCTCGGGGGCATAGACGTCCTTATCCGTCGGCATGACGTTGAAATCCCCGGCGACGATGACGGGCGCGTCAAGACCAACCAGACTCGCCAGGTGGGCATGCAGACGATCGAACCAGCGCAGCTTGAAATCGAACTTCGGACCCGGTCGGGGGTTGCCGTTCGGCAGATAGAGGCCGGCGACAAGCACGCCGTTCACGGCCGCCTCAATGTATCGGCTCTGTACGTCGACGGGGTCGCCTGGCAAGCTGCGTCGAGTCTCGTGAATCTCACCGATCCGGCTCAACAGCGCGACGCCGTTCCATCGGCTCTGACCTTGCCATATCACGTCATAACCAAGATCGCGGATGGCGCTCTCGGGAAATTTTTCCTGAGGGGCTTTCAGTTCCTGCAAGCAGACGATGTCCGGTTGAGCTAATTCCAGCCACCGAACAAGGACAGGGAGGCGGCCATTGACCCCATTCACATTGTAGGTTGCGATCTTCACAGGTCCGGCAGCGCCTGGTCAGCGCGTCCCCAAGACGACAGCGCCTTCAGACCTGCGCGCTTCAGCAGTTCGGCCTGATCGCCGACATGGAAGCGAGCCGGGCTTTCGATCGTCTCCATCTCCTTCCAGGTGATCGGCGCGGCGACGGGCGCGCCTTCGCGAGCGCGAGCGCTGTAAGGCATGACGGCGGTCGCGCCGCGCTGATTGCGCAGATAGTCGACGAAGATGCGTCCCTTCCGCTGGGCCTTCGGCAGGGCGGCTGTGAACTTGGTCGGCTCAGTCTGAGCGACTGCAATGGCAAGCCGCCGGGCGAAATCCTTCACTTCGGGCCATTCGGCCCGCGGCGTCAGCGGCGCGATGACGTGAACGCCCTTTCCGCCCGTCACCATGGGGAAGGTCTCCAGCCCGATCGTCTTCAGGATATCTCTGAAACGGAAGGCGGCGGAGCGCACGGCCTCGAAATCGAGACCCACGTCCGGGTCAAGGTCGAAGACCAGTCGGTCCGCCTTCTCGACGTCCTCGATGCGCGCGCCCCAGCCGTGGAATTCGATCGTGCCCATCTGCACGCAGGTCATCAGCCCTTCGGCCGTGTCGATATAGAGGTAAGGTTCCTCCTCGCCGTCCTTCTCCTCGATCGCCACATGACGGACCGCCTCGCCGAAGCTGCCGGCGTCATGTTTTTGGAAGAAGCATTTCTTCGCCCGGCCTTGCGGGCATCGGACGAGGCTGATCGGACGGGACGCGATCCAGGGCAGCATGATCGGCGAGACGGCTGCGTAATAGTCTGCGAGTTGGCCCTTGGTGATCTGGCTCTCGGGATAGATGATCCGCTCGGCGTTGCTGATCGGCACGTTCACCGGCGATTCCGCCGACCTGACCGGCGTCGCCTTCTCGATCACCACGGCCTCAGGCTTCTTGTCGTCTCGCAGGCCGAGATAGCTTGGATGGCGCAGCGTGCCTTCGTTGGTCATTTCGGTGAAGGCGACCTCCGCGACGAGCTTGGGGCGTAGCCAATGGGCGCCGCGGACGTCCGAACGCGGCGCCTCGACCGTCGGCGTGTCTTGCTCGAGCGGACCCATGATGGACATGAGCCGCTGCAGTTCCTTCGAATCGAAGCCTGTCCCGACCTTGCCGGCATAGCGTAGAGCGCCGTCCTCGTTGACGGCGAGGATCAGGGAACGGAAAGCGCGCGATTTGTCCGAAGGCGTCCATCCGACCACGGCGAACTCCTGGCGCTGGATGCATTTGGTCTTAACCCACCCGGATGATCGCGCGCCGACATAGGGGCCGTCGGCCAGCTTGGACACCACGCCCTCCAGACCGGCTGTGCAGAAGCTGTTCAACAGCTTTT
Above is a window of Brevundimonas naejangsanensis DNA encoding:
- a CDS encoding hemerythrin domain-containing protein, whose translation is MSIIDKALAAITPVPSEEKRAEATAKARALAEPDDWLSAALDHHQAIRAAFEKGRSAVGAAERLEAFQQLAVVLNGHSVAEELVLYPAMAQHGHKTQAGIAYTEQTTAKMQMAELESIDPGDEAWRDKWEHIEGAVLTHMYEEEHGWFVHLKRNAPDQDRLKTRFLEEYERYVGTGRPEPTRLDA
- the ligD gene encoding DNA ligase D; the protein is MARAAPASTTSLPAFRPVQLATLVDAVPSGNRWLHEMKYDGYRLEIAIGGGRARGFTRSGLDWSEKFAGIVEAAAGLKVESALLDGEAVVFDAEGRSDFQTLQGALKGDPDRIDYVAFDLLELNGEDLTGLPLLERKALLRDLMPKKPKRLRYSDHIRGSGEKLLNSFCTAGLEGVVSKLADGPYVGARSSGWVKTKCIQRQEFAVVGWTPSDKSRAFRSLILAVNEDGALRYAGKVGTGFDSKELQRLMSIMGPLEQDTPTVEAPRSDVRGAHWLRPKLVAEVAFTEMTNEGTLRHPSYLGLRDDKKPEAVVIEKATPVRSAESPVNVPISNAERIIYPESQITKGQLADYYAAVSPIMLPWIASRPISLVRCPQGRAKKCFFQKHDAGSFGEAVRHVAIEEKDGEEEPYLYIDTAEGLMTCVQMGTIEFHGWGARIEDVEKADRLVFDLDPDVGLDFEAVRSAAFRFRDILKTIGLETFPMVTGGKGVHVIAPLTPRAEWPEVKDFARRLAIAVAQTEPTKFTAALPKAQRKGRIFVDYLRNQRGATAVMPYSARAREGAPVAAPITWKEMETIESPARFHVGDQAELLKRAGLKALSSWGRADQALPDL
- the xth gene encoding exodeoxyribonuclease III — encoded protein: MKIATYNVNGVNGRLPVLVRWLELAQPDIVCLQELKAPQEKFPESAIRDLGYDVIWQGQSRWNGVALLSRIGEIHETRRSLPGDPVDVQSRYIEAAVNGVLVAGLYLPNGNPRPGPKFDFKLRWFDRLHAHLASLVGLDAPVIVAGDFNVMPTDKDVYAPERWRDDALFAPEVKAAYHRLLDQGWTDAVRRLHPDDVIYTFWKYWRGAFERNAGLRIDHLLLNPAAAARLVAAEVDTRPRGWEKTSDHAPVWIEIREPKGMRRTPPLRRGNDGDRTVHSS